A single region of the Parasphingorhabdus litoris DSM 22379 genome encodes:
- a CDS encoding TetR/AcrR family transcriptional regulator, whose product MNANANSVNIKSGVRESGGYHHGDLRAAAIAAGMKKIDEQDHPDLGLRALARDLGVSATALYRHFPNKDALLDALALEGLNRLGAHQAQAAQSVGGGREGFGEMGVTYVRWAVEHPALVRLIYDRVGKVDLAGGNPTKMGEAFYQLRAGIAATMPEDITPEQRATATLHAWSLVHGLAMLILDGQVEYDAEMIRKVVTLADFGLQ is encoded by the coding sequence ATGAATGCAAATGCTAACAGTGTCAACATCAAATCGGGCGTCCGGGAATCGGGCGGCTATCACCATGGAGATTTGCGCGCCGCTGCAATTGCTGCCGGGATGAAAAAGATTGATGAACAGGATCACCCCGATCTCGGTCTGCGCGCACTGGCCCGGGACCTGGGTGTCTCGGCAACGGCGCTATATCGTCATTTTCCCAATAAGGATGCGCTGCTGGATGCGCTGGCTCTCGAAGGATTGAATCGGCTGGGCGCGCATCAGGCTCAGGCAGCCCAATCCGTTGGCGGTGGCCGGGAGGGCTTTGGCGAGATGGGTGTCACCTATGTACGCTGGGCTGTTGAGCATCCGGCTTTGGTACGCCTTATCTATGACCGCGTCGGCAAAGTGGATCTCGCAGGAGGCAACCCAACCAAGATGGGTGAAGCTTTCTATCAACTTCGTGCGGGCATAGCGGCGACGATGCCAGAAGATATTACGCCTGAACAGCGGGCGACGGCGACACTTCATGCCTGGTCATTAGTCCATGGCTTGGCAATGCTGATCCTCGATGGTCAGGTGGAATATGATGCTGAGATGATCCGCAAAGTCGTAACGCTGGCGGACTTTGGGTTGCAATAG
- the rpoB gene encoding DNA-directed RNA polymerase subunit beta, with translation MATKASSVKTTALTPTRKKRIRKIFGDIHEVIDMPNLIEVQRESYEQFLRSDPSIGYVSGLEKTLRSVFPIRDFAGTAEMDFVNYQLEDPKYNVEECRQRGITYAAPMKVTLRLIVFEVDPETEARSVLDIKEQDVYMGDMPLMTKNGTFVINGTERVIVSQMHRSPGVLFDHDRGKTHSSGKFLFAARVIPYRGSWLDFEFDAKDIVNVRIDRKRKLPVTALLRSLGDAIIEVKEKKPPFKVGEMVRVAGMKQPAEIIEVEGNRITIKEPMGAIEIQGKIEDEGRTKSAEITGILKQGYSEEDILNEFYERIVYKRAKDGWTIPFVAEQWRGQKPTFDIVDADSGEVVFASGSKITPRGANKAEKDGMKNVVIPTEEIFGRYSAFDLINEKTGEIYIEAGDEVTVENLEKLDGAGIDQLELLDIDHVTTGPWIRNTLKVDKAEDRDGALSDIYRVMRPGEPPTRETAEALFEGLFFDPERYDLSAVGRVKLNMRLDLDAPDDYTVLRKEDILAVVKTLVDLKDGKGEVDDIDNLGNRRVRSVGELLENQYRVGLLRMERAVKERMSSVDVSTVMPNDLINAKPAVATVREFFGSSQLSQFMDQTNPLSEVTHKRRVSALGPGGLTRERAGFEVRDVHPTHYGRICPIETPEGPNIGLINSLASFSRVNKYGFIETPYRQIKDGKVTDEVVYLSAMEEQKHTVAQANADLNADGSFVEELVSAREAGEFLIAPRDHITLMDVSPKQLVSVAASLIPFLENDDANRALMGSNMQRQAVPLVKAEAPFVGTGMEETVARDSGAAIAARRGGIVDQVDATRIVIRAQGDVEAGKSGVDIYTLQKFQRSNQNTCINQRPLVKVGDIVQEGDTLADGPSTDMGELALGKNSLVAFMPWNGYNYEDSILISERIVKDDVFTSIHIEEFEVMARDTKLGPEDITRDIPNVGEEALRNLDEAGIVYIGAEIEPGDILVGKITPKGESPMTPEEKLLRAIFGEKASDVRDTSLRLPPGVAGTVVEVRVFNRHGIDKDERALAIEREEISRFTKDRDDERAILNRATFNALKDMLIGQTATSAPKPMKKGAEITAEGLSELDNADWWKIAVKDDKVQSDFEATRGQYDEAIKEINERFEDRREKLERGDELSPGVLKMVKVFVAVKRKLQPGDKMAGRHGNKGVISRILPQEDMPFLEDGTPVDIVLNPLGVPSRMNVGQIFETHLGWAARGLGEQVTKALEEWKLANPDPQAAAPPDAVKERLKTIYGEQYHEDIDAREPSEIVEMVGHLRNGVPMGTPVFDGAHESDVSDMLELAGLDRSGQVNLFDGRTGDKFDRKVTVGYIYMLKLHHLVDDKIHARSIGPYSLVTQQPLGGKAQFGGQRFGEMEVWALQAYGAAYTLQEMLTVKSDDVIGRTKVYEAIVKGDDTFEAGVPESFNVLVKEMRSLGLNVELSSFGDEDEDDDDDGVAIAAE, from the coding sequence ATGGCGACGAAAGCATCTTCGGTAAAGACAACGGCTCTCACACCGACCCGCAAAAAACGTATCCGCAAAATCTTTGGCGACATTCATGAAGTCATCGATATGCCGAATCTCATCGAGGTTCAGCGCGAATCATATGAGCAGTTCCTGCGCTCCGATCCCTCGATCGGTTATGTTTCCGGTCTGGAAAAAACGCTGCGCAGCGTTTTTCCGATCCGCGATTTTGCCGGCACCGCCGAAATGGATTTCGTCAACTACCAGCTTGAAGACCCCAAATATAATGTCGAAGAATGTCGTCAGCGCGGCATCACCTATGCAGCGCCGATGAAAGTCACGCTGCGCCTGATCGTCTTTGAAGTCGATCCGGAAACCGAAGCGCGCTCCGTTCTCGATATTAAAGAGCAAGACGTTTACATGGGCGACATGCCTTTGATGACCAAGAACGGCACGTTCGTAATCAATGGTACTGAGCGCGTTATCGTCAGCCAGATGCACCGTTCGCCCGGTGTGCTGTTTGACCATGACCGCGGCAAGACCCACTCGTCAGGCAAGTTCCTTTTCGCTGCCCGCGTTATTCCTTATCGTGGTTCATGGCTCGACTTTGAATTTGATGCGAAAGACATCGTCAATGTTCGTATCGACCGTAAGCGGAAATTGCCTGTGACCGCACTGCTGCGTTCACTGGGTGACGCGATCATTGAAGTGAAAGAGAAGAAGCCTCCGTTCAAGGTCGGTGAAATGGTTCGCGTTGCGGGCATGAAGCAGCCTGCCGAGATCATCGAAGTCGAAGGCAACCGGATTACGATCAAAGAGCCCATGGGTGCGATCGAAATTCAGGGCAAGATTGAAGATGAAGGCCGGACCAAGAGTGCGGAAATCACTGGCATTCTGAAGCAAGGCTATTCCGAAGAAGATATTCTCAACGAATTTTACGAGCGTATCGTTTACAAGCGCGCGAAAGACGGCTGGACCATTCCTTTCGTGGCGGAACAATGGCGCGGTCAAAAGCCGACCTTTGACATTGTCGATGCTGATAGCGGCGAAGTTGTCTTCGCCAGCGGCAGCAAGATCACGCCGCGCGGTGCCAACAAGGCTGAAAAAGATGGCATGAAAAATGTCGTCATTCCAACTGAGGAAATTTTTGGTCGCTACAGTGCGTTTGACCTGATCAACGAGAAAACCGGTGAGATCTATATCGAAGCTGGCGACGAGGTGACGGTTGAAAATCTTGAGAAGCTCGACGGTGCTGGCATTGACCAGCTCGAGCTGCTCGACATTGACCATGTGACAACCGGACCCTGGATCCGCAACACGCTGAAAGTCGACAAGGCGGAAGACCGTGATGGCGCGCTGTCCGACATTTACCGCGTCATGCGTCCTGGCGAACCGCCGACCCGCGAAACGGCTGAGGCGCTGTTCGAAGGCCTGTTCTTCGATCCTGAGCGTTATGACCTTTCTGCCGTTGGTCGTGTGAAACTTAACATGCGTCTCGATCTCGATGCGCCGGATGACTATACCGTTCTTCGCAAGGAAGACATTTTGGCGGTGGTCAAAACCCTCGTCGATCTGAAAGATGGCAAGGGCGAAGTTGATGATATCGATAACCTTGGTAACCGGCGTGTGCGTTCGGTTGGCGAGCTTCTCGAAAACCAATATCGTGTTGGCCTGCTGCGTATGGAGCGTGCGGTTAAAGAGCGTATGTCCAGCGTCGACGTATCCACCGTGATGCCGAACGATCTGATCAACGCGAAGCCCGCTGTTGCAACGGTTCGTGAGTTCTTTGGCAGCTCGCAGCTGTCCCAGTTTATGGATCAGACCAATCCATTGTCAGAAGTCACCCACAAACGCCGCGTATCGGCGCTTGGGCCCGGCGGTCTGACGCGTGAGCGTGCCGGCTTTGAAGTCCGCGACGTTCACCCAACCCATTATGGCCGTATCTGTCCGATTGAAACGCCTGAAGGTCCGAATATTGGTCTTATTAACTCGCTGGCATCGTTCAGCCGGGTGAACAAATATGGCTTTATCGAAACGCCATATCGTCAGATCAAAGACGGCAAGGTTACCGATGAGGTTGTCTACCTCTCCGCGATGGAAGAGCAGAAGCACACGGTGGCTCAGGCCAATGCTGATCTCAATGCAGATGGCAGCTTTGTTGAAGAGCTGGTTTCGGCCCGTGAAGCTGGTGAATTTTTGATTGCACCGCGCGATCACATCACTCTGATGGACGTCTCGCCGAAGCAGCTTGTGTCGGTTGCGGCATCGCTCATCCCGTTCCTGGAAAACGATGATGCTAACCGCGCCCTGATGGGATCGAACATGCAACGTCAGGCTGTGCCACTTGTGAAAGCAGAGGCGCCGTTTGTCGGAACCGGCATGGAGGAAACCGTGGCCCGCGATTCTGGTGCTGCGATTGCGGCCCGCCGCGGCGGTATCGTCGACCAGGTCGATGCGACTCGTATCGTGATCCGCGCGCAGGGCGATGTTGAAGCAGGCAAGTCCGGCGTCGACATCTATACCCTCCAGAAGTTCCAGCGTTCCAACCAGAACACCTGCATCAACCAGCGTCCGCTGGTGAAAGTGGGCGATATTGTTCAGGAAGGCGATACGCTGGCCGACGGACCATCAACCGATATGGGTGAATTGGCGCTGGGCAAAAACAGCCTCGTCGCGTTCATGCCCTGGAATGGTTATAACTACGAAGATAGTATCCTCATTTCCGAGCGTATCGTGAAAGACGATGTCTTCACTTCGATCCATATCGAAGAATTTGAAGTCATGGCCCGTGATACGAAACTGGGTCCTGAAGACATCACGCGCGACATTCCGAATGTCGGTGAGGAAGCGCTGCGCAACCTCGATGAAGCGGGTATCGTTTACATTGGTGCGGAAATCGAGCCTGGCGATATTCTCGTCGGTAAGATCACGCCGAAGGGTGAAAGCCCAATGACGCCCGAAGAAAAACTTCTCCGCGCGATCTTCGGTGAGAAAGCTTCCGATGTTCGTGACACCTCGCTGCGTCTGCCTCCGGGTGTTGCTGGTACGGTTGTTGAGGTTCGTGTGTTTAACCGCCACGGCATCGACAAGGACGAGCGTGCGCTTGCGATTGAACGCGAAGAAATTTCGCGCTTCACGAAAGACCGTGATGACGAACGCGCCATTTTGAACCGTGCAACCTTCAACGCATTGAAAGATATGTTGATCGGTCAGACAGCAACGTCCGCGCCGAAGCCAATGAAGAAGGGCGCAGAGATTACCGCAGAAGGCCTGTCCGAACTGGACAATGCCGACTGGTGGAAAATCGCTGTGAAGGATGACAAGGTCCAATCCGACTTTGAGGCCACTCGCGGTCAATATGACGAAGCGATCAAGGAAATTAATGAACGTTTCGAAGATCGCCGCGAGAAGCTGGAGCGTGGTGACGAACTGTCCCCAGGCGTTCTGAAAATGGTCAAGGTCTTTGTCGCTGTGAAACGCAAGTTGCAGCCTGGTGACAAAATGGCTGGCCGTCACGGAAACAAAGGGGTTATCTCCCGCATTCTTCCACAAGAAGATATGCCGTTCCTCGAAGACGGAACGCCGGTTGATATCGTGCTGAACCCATTGGGCGTGCCATCGCGTATGAACGTCGGTCAGATTTTCGAAACCCACTTGGGCTGGGCCGCACGTGGTCTGGGCGAGCAGGTGACGAAAGCTCTGGAAGAATGGAAGCTGGCTAATCCCGATCCGCAGGCGGCAGCGCCACCTGATGCGGTGAAAGAGCGGCTCAAGACCATTTACGGTGAACAATATCACGAAGATATTGATGCCCGTGAGCCGTCCGAGATTGTCGAGATGGTTGGTCACTTGCGCAATGGTGTTCCGATGGGAACGCCGGTGTTTGACGGTGCGCATGAAAGCGATGTTTCCGACATGCTGGAACTTGCTGGCCTCGATCGCAGCGGACAGGTCAACCTGTTTGACGGACGGACCGGAGACAAGTTCGACCGTAAGGTGACAGTGGGCTATATCTATATGCTCAAACTGCATCACCTGGTTGACGACAAGATCCACGCCCGTTCAATCGGACCATATTCTCTCGTCACGCAGCAGCCACTGGGCGGTAAAGCCCAGTTCGGCGGACAGCGCTTCGGGGAAATGGAAGTCTGGGCACTGCAGGCATATGGTGCGGCTTACACGTTGCAGGAAATGCTGACGGTCAAATCGGATGACGTGATTGGACGGACCAAGGTTTACGAAGCGATCGTCAAAGGCGACGATACTTTCGAAGCCGGTGTGCCTGAAAGCTTTAACGTTCTGGTCAAGGAAATGCGTTCGCTTGGTCTCAATGTCGAACTCTCCAGCTTCGGTGACGAAGATGAAGATGACGATGATGACGGCGTCGCGATTGCGGCAGAGTAA
- a CDS encoding helix-turn-helix domain-containing protein has product MAVQVKLDDLLHDQRMTLTELAERVGITIANLSILKTGKAKAIRFSTLEAICRELKCQPGDILHYDDGS; this is encoded by the coding sequence ATGGCCGTCCAGGTCAAGCTCGACGATCTGCTGCACGACCAGCGCATGACGTTGACCGAGCTGGCGGAACGGGTAGGTATCACCATTGCCAATCTGTCGATCCTGAAAACCGGCAAGGCCAAGGCGATCCGGTTCAGCACGTTGGAAGCGATCTGCCGGGAACTCAAATGTCAGCCCGGCGACATATTGCATTATGACGACGGCAGTTGA
- a CDS encoding DUF4386 domain-containing protein has product MTASINLSQVGPQTLARVVGGTLLATILVGMATALTVADGIDINLSADVAATAQNMLEAETQLRAKSYIALLMFGLEAAIGIGLFLLLRPTGQLLAGWSFVVSIAAAILTLSGAVFNMNAAELAGDIAYAQMASESQRLLLTGLQATSDYTSFHLALILSSVSKAGFFFLFLKSGLIPRLIAGWGLFASLFVSTAIILRDFILIVGHSTVTVSFMASNLVALVATALYLAIKGVRSA; this is encoded by the coding sequence ATGACAGCTTCGATCAATCTTTCACAAGTCGGCCCTCAGACATTAGCGCGCGTTGTGGGTGGGACACTGCTGGCTACCATCCTCGTTGGGATGGCCACCGCGCTAACAGTGGCGGATGGCATTGACATCAACCTGTCGGCAGATGTTGCTGCAACCGCACAGAATATGCTGGAAGCCGAAACACAATTGCGTGCCAAATCCTATATCGCACTCTTGATGTTTGGTCTGGAGGCCGCAATTGGTATTGGCCTATTTCTGCTTTTGCGTCCAACTGGTCAACTGCTCGCGGGATGGAGTTTTGTCGTCAGCATCGCGGCAGCCATTCTGACCTTGTCGGGTGCTGTGTTTAACATGAATGCGGCGGAACTGGCAGGCGACATCGCGTATGCGCAAATGGCCAGTGAATCGCAGCGACTATTGTTAACCGGCTTGCAGGCAACGTCAGATTATACTTCCTTCCACCTCGCCCTGATTTTATCGAGCGTGTCTAAAGCGGGCTTTTTCTTTCTCTTTTTGAAATCCGGCCTGATACCGAGATTGATCGCTGGCTGGGGCCTTTTTGCCTCTTTGTTTGTTTCAACGGCCATTATTCTGCGCGACTTTATTCTGATAGTCGGACATAGCACCGTAACGGTTAGCTTCATGGCATCAAATCTTGTCGCTTTAGTCGCGACCGCCCTTTATCTGGCCATTAAAGGCGTTCGATCTGCTTAG
- a CDS encoding DUF2975 domain-containing protein yields MTNIAAKGEEDIVLKSARLLLGFFRLAVIFASVILILSLPIMAIFGQEILAEVGEQFVNVPPTAVLWVSAGFAFVLLLIMLLSYFTIDRLRKILASVREGDPFNRTNGVRLRGMGIAIFLIQILSGVLGALISVIISLLGEVKEGEQMVVSGEFGLSLTGILLVLLLIILARVFDRGADMRDELDGTI; encoded by the coding sequence ATGACAAATATCGCGGCCAAAGGGGAGGAAGATATCGTACTGAAATCGGCACGCCTGCTGCTCGGCTTTTTTCGCCTGGCGGTGATCTTCGCATCTGTAATTCTGATCCTGTCATTGCCGATCATGGCCATTTTCGGACAAGAGATATTGGCTGAAGTTGGCGAGCAGTTTGTGAACGTGCCACCGACTGCAGTACTTTGGGTATCGGCCGGGTTTGCGTTTGTTCTGTTGCTGATCATGCTGCTGAGCTATTTCACTATTGATCGACTTCGCAAAATCCTGGCTTCCGTCCGTGAGGGCGATCCGTTTAACCGGACCAATGGCGTGCGCCTGCGCGGCATGGGCATTGCCATATTCCTGATCCAGATCCTGTCTGGCGTGCTTGGCGCACTGATCAGCGTGATCATCAGCCTTCTCGGCGAAGTGAAAGAAGGTGAGCAGATGGTCGTGTCGGGCGAATTTGGGCTCTCGCTTACCGGCATATTGCTGGTGCTGTTGCTGATCATACTCGCCCGGGTCTTTGACCGCGGCGCAGATATGCGAGACGAGCTGGATGGGACCATCTGA
- a CDS encoding DUF2306 domain-containing protein encodes MTLIMFLHISMGTIAVLAGAAALFVRKGSRVHRGIGNVFFVTMMIMAAAGIYLAVVLPMAISVLVGVFTIYLVVTSWMAVRQKDEAVNLLHYVALVAALGVAAGGVFFGLEAQNSPDGLKDGLPAFPHYFFGGLALLAASGDAVMIARRGISGKLRVARHLWRMCFAYFIAAGSLFTGPGATAFPKAIRDTGILSAPEPIILLVMLFWVIRVLATKWYEGKPV; translated from the coding sequence ATGACGCTTATCATGTTTCTTCATATCAGCATGGGCACCATCGCCGTGTTGGCTGGTGCCGCCGCCCTGTTTGTTCGCAAAGGTTCGCGCGTACATCGCGGTATTGGCAATGTGTTCTTCGTAACGATGATGATCATGGCAGCCGCAGGAATCTACCTGGCAGTGGTCCTTCCCATGGCCATTTCGGTCCTGGTCGGAGTTTTCACCATCTATCTTGTCGTCACATCCTGGATGGCGGTCCGGCAGAAAGATGAAGCAGTAAATTTGCTTCACTATGTCGCGCTTGTCGCTGCATTGGGCGTCGCCGCCGGCGGAGTGTTTTTCGGATTGGAAGCGCAGAACAGCCCAGACGGACTGAAGGACGGATTGCCTGCTTTCCCGCATTATTTCTTCGGCGGACTTGCGCTACTGGCCGCGTCCGGGGACGCGGTGATGATCGCCCGGCGGGGTATTTCCGGCAAACTGCGCGTCGCCCGGCATTTGTGGCGCATGTGCTTTGCCTATTTCATTGCCGCCGGCTCCCTGTTTACTGGCCCGGGAGCGACCGCTTTTCCCAAGGCCATTCGCGACACGGGCATATTGTCTGCGCCAGAACCCATCATCCTGTTAGTGATGCTATTTTGGGTGATCCGCGTGCTGGCAACCAAATGGTATGAAGGCAAACCGGTTTGA
- a CDS encoding 8'-apo-carotenoid 13,14-cleaving dioxygenase encodes MASVIENTIRSAVTPVMGAVANFNRKRMKAPEGGHPYLTGIHKPMTEEVTLAELQVDGEIPTQLDGRYLRIGPNPVSAPDEASYHWFVGDGMAHGIRITEGKAEWYRNRWIRSNAVSDGLGEERKPGTRKPRTDTANTNIVEIGGRTFAIVEAGGFPVELTDELETVAHNPFDGTLHNAFSAHPHLDPKTGEMHAICYDAPVMDTVWHVVLGPDGKVKREEPIPVKQGPSIHDCQITENHVLVFDLPATFSMKRMLAGYAFPYDWNPEHKARVGLCPRNGSGADTIWCDVEPCYVYHPANAFESEDGKVIVDVVVHESTYARTTFGPGGEWSRLERWTIDPVSKKVDRKILNDRAQEFPRYDERLTTSDYRYIYSIALAGEPDQLDMAGNELFKHDLQTGETAVRHFGENRHPGEFVFVPLSPDADEDDGWLIGLVIDMNNETTELQILKANDFTGEPQAVIHVPHRIPPGFHGNWVSAV; translated from the coding sequence ATGGCCTCTGTCATCGAAAATACCATCCGTTCAGCCGTGACTCCGGTCATGGGCGCGGTCGCAAATTTCAATCGCAAGCGGATGAAAGCACCGGAAGGTGGTCATCCTTATCTGACCGGTATTCACAAACCGATGACGGAAGAAGTCACCTTGGCCGAATTGCAGGTCGATGGCGAAATCCCGACCCAGCTTGACGGTCGCTATCTGCGCATTGGCCCCAACCCGGTCAGTGCGCCGGATGAAGCCAGCTACCATTGGTTCGTCGGCGACGGCATGGCCCACGGTATTCGCATCACAGAAGGCAAAGCCGAATGGTATCGCAACCGGTGGATCCGCTCCAACGCTGTGAGCGACGGACTTGGTGAAGAACGCAAACCCGGCACCCGCAAACCACGGACCGATACCGCCAATACCAATATTGTAGAAATTGGCGGCCGGACTTTTGCGATTGTCGAAGCCGGCGGCTTTCCGGTTGAGCTGACCGACGAGCTGGAAACGGTGGCGCACAATCCTTTTGACGGCACTTTGCACAATGCCTTTTCCGCGCATCCGCATCTCGATCCCAAAACCGGAGAGATGCATGCAATCTGTTATGATGCACCGGTCATGGATACGGTCTGGCACGTGGTGCTTGGACCAGATGGCAAGGTGAAGCGGGAAGAACCCATTCCTGTAAAACAGGGCCCATCCATCCATGATTGCCAGATTACCGAAAATCATGTGCTGGTCTTTGATCTGCCTGCGACATTCTCGATGAAGCGGATGCTGGCTGGCTATGCGTTCCCCTATGACTGGAACCCCGAGCATAAGGCACGCGTAGGCCTGTGCCCTCGCAATGGGTCTGGCGCAGATACTATCTGGTGCGATGTTGAGCCCTGCTATGTCTATCACCCGGCCAATGCATTTGAATCGGAAGACGGCAAGGTCATCGTTGATGTGGTGGTGCATGAAAGCACCTATGCGCGCACCACCTTTGGTCCCGGCGGCGAGTGGTCACGGCTGGAACGCTGGACCATTGACCCAGTGAGCAAAAAGGTTGACCGCAAGATCCTCAACGACCGCGCGCAGGAATTCCCGCGCTATGATGAGCGGCTGACGACCAGCGATTATCGTTATATATACAGCATCGCCCTGGCCGGGGAACCGGATCAGCTCGACATGGCTGGCAACGAGCTGTTCAAGCATGATCTCCAAACCGGCGAAACGGCGGTTCGTCATTTCGGTGAGAACCGTCATCCGGGCGAATTTGTCTTTGTGCCCCTTTCACCTGATGCTGACGAAGATGATGGCTGGCTTATCGGTCTCGTGATCGACATGAACAATGAGACAACCGAGCTGCAGATCCTGAAAGCCAATGACTTTACCGGTGAGCCGCAAGCGGTCATCCACGTCCCGCATCGGATCCCGCCGGGCTTTCATGGCAATTGGGTCAGCGCGGTTTAG